A genomic window from Punica granatum isolate Tunisia-2019 chromosome 2, ASM765513v2, whole genome shotgun sequence includes:
- the LOC116194123 gene encoding UBP1-associated proteins 1C, with protein sequence MVWFQCEDCGENLKKPKLPNHFRICSASRLSCIDCGETFGQQSVQGHTQCITEAEKYGPKGQGKALNGTPGKQINKDSKQQQPDFDIKVGLSKRPPWFCSLCNTKATSEQTLLLHADGKKHRAKARAFHASKRQPQQKEESTPQTTARSENPLPANGTIVEEPKVPHSSETGRISPDKLEKDNRISPEKRKRKRDDSQNGEVIQADGSNVKGRKIKWKKLIESALKSNPDKPMKIKKLKKLLFGAAKEMGKEHDENTLSETLQQKLNSSSRFIVEGKYVRLVQKDWKS encoded by the exons CTCTGCATCCAGG CTCTCGTGCATCGATTGTGGAGAAACTTTCGGCCAGCAAAGCGTCCAGGGCCACACCCAATGCATCACCGAAGCG GAAAAGTACGGTCCAAAGGGCCAAGGGAAAGCTTTGAATGGCACACCTGGTAAACAGATCAACAAGGATTCTAAGCAGCAACAGCCTGATTTCGACATTAAAGTCGGCCTATCCAAACGGCCTCCGTGGTTTTGTAG TCTTTGCAACACCAAGGCAACAAGTGAGCAGACCTTGCTTCTCCATGCTGATGGGAAGAAGCACAGAGCTAAAGCACGGGCTTTCCATGCTTCGAAGCGGCAACCACAGCAGAAGGAAGAGTCCACTCCTCAAACAACTGCTCGTAGTGAGAACCCTTTACCTGCTAATGGTACAATAGTGGAGGAACCAAAAGTGCCTCATTCTTCTGAAACTGGTAGAATTTCACCTGACAAGTTAGAAAAGGATAACAGAATTTCtccagaaaagagaaagagaaaacgTGATGACTCTCAAAATGGAGAAGTGATCCAGGCTGATGGGTCAAATGTGAAAGGAAGGAAAATAAAGTGGAAGAAGCTGATCGAGTCAGCCTTGAAATCG AATCCAGATAAACCTATgaagattaaaaaattgaagaaacttCTGTTTGGAGCAGCAAAAGAGATGGGGAAAGAGCATGATGAGAACACACTTAGTGAAACACTCCAACAGAAG CTCAACTCAAGCTCAAGATTTATAGTCGAAGGCAAATATGTCCGTCTCGTTCAAAAAGACTGGAAGAGCTGA